From one Kwoniella shandongensis chromosome 4, complete sequence genomic stretch:
- a CDS encoding mitochondrial 54S ribosomal uL14m domain-containing protein, giving the protein MIGLKGVLNVIDNTGALRVECINVLKVKSRLKSPGTATVGDEIVCVVNKARPIPAHEVIKNPSSSSNIQKIRKGDVRRAVVVRVKKTVQRPDGSVVRFDDNAAVLLNNKGEMLGTRIVGPVANELRKAKGGAAGQGGRWGKILMLAPKVV; this is encoded by the exons ATGATCGGCTTAAAAGGTGTTCTCAAC GTCATCGACAACACCGGTGCTCTCCGAGTAGAGTGTATCAACGTCTTGAAAGTGAAGAGTAGACTAAAGTCTCCCGGTACCGCCACTGTCG GCGACGAGATCGTCTGCGTTGTCAACAAAGCTCGACCTATCCCCGCACACGAGGTGATCAAGAACCCCAGCTCTTCGTCCAATATCCAGAAAATCAGAAAAGGAGATGTCAGAAGAGCAGTTGttgtgagagtgaagaagaccgTCCAAAGACCAGATGGAAGCGTAGTCAG ATTCGACGACAACGCCGCGGTCTTGTTGAATAACAAGGGAGAGATGTTGGGTACAAGAATCGTTGGACCAGTAGCgaacgagttgagaaaggcaaagggagGAGCGGCAGGACAAGGTGGGAGATGGGGCAAGATATTAATGTTGGCcccaaag GTTGTGTGA